A genomic window from Paraburkholderia phytofirmans OLGA172 includes:
- a CDS encoding amylo-alpha-1,6-glucosidase, with protein MTHIDRPFDLTRLEDEWLEADGFGGFASGTVGTLRTRRYHALLLTATRAPGGRVVLVNGIEAWLEADGKHYPLSMQRYMPDVIYPDLTASLLEFDTEPWPTWRFQLDPHLTLIAEVFVSTATRETVLRWRLEGSDATFATAAFSLKVRPLLSGRDYHALHHENPAFNFNAQTSGGQACVSWQPYGDLPVINAVTNGVYTHAPDWYRNFCYVRERERGLDFSEDLATPGVFSFNLADGEAVMIFSASIASSTSARAGTNAVAHAVELARIEQQRRSALGSRLQRSADAYVVARNEGRTILAGFPWFTDWGRDTFIAMRGLLIAAGRLDEAEAILLEWSGALSEGMLPNRFPDYGDTPEYNSVDASLWFVIAVHDYLATNHANADTRTRLQQAVEAVLTGYTNGTRFNIKASPDDGLLSAGVPGVQLTWMDAKVGDWVVTPRIGKPVEVQALWINALRIAATWNPQWQPPAQRALQSFHERFTDPSTQALVDNVDVDFLKGTVDRSIRPNQIFAVGGLPFPLLEGAAARAVVDQVETHLLTPLGLRTLAPSDPAYRGHYGGTPLQRDGAYHQGTVWPWLLGPFVEAWLRVHSAEPDARAQAKARFLDPLYAHLDHAGLDHLSEIADGDAPHTPAGTPFQAWSLGELLRIENLLARLEPIAA; from the coding sequence ATGACACACATCGACCGACCGTTCGACCTCACGCGCCTCGAAGACGAATGGCTCGAAGCAGACGGCTTTGGCGGCTTCGCATCGGGAACCGTCGGCACGCTGCGCACGCGCCGCTATCACGCGTTGCTGCTCACGGCCACACGTGCGCCCGGTGGGCGCGTGGTGCTCGTCAACGGTATCGAAGCCTGGCTCGAAGCGGACGGTAAGCATTATCCATTGAGCATGCAGCGATACATGCCGGACGTGATCTATCCGGACCTGACGGCGAGTCTTCTCGAGTTCGACACCGAGCCGTGGCCGACATGGCGTTTCCAACTTGATCCGCACCTAACGCTGATAGCGGAAGTGTTCGTGAGCACGGCGACGCGCGAAACAGTTTTGCGCTGGCGGCTGGAAGGCTCAGACGCCACTTTTGCCACGGCCGCGTTCAGTCTGAAAGTCAGGCCGTTGCTCTCCGGCCGCGACTACCACGCGCTGCACCATGAGAATCCCGCGTTCAACTTTAACGCGCAGACAAGTGGCGGCCAGGCCTGCGTGAGTTGGCAACCCTACGGTGACCTGCCGGTCATCAACGCCGTAACAAACGGCGTCTACACGCACGCGCCTGATTGGTACCGAAACTTCTGCTACGTTCGCGAGCGCGAGCGTGGCCTTGATTTTAGCGAGGACCTTGCCACGCCCGGCGTGTTCAGCTTCAATCTTGCCGATGGTGAAGCGGTGATGATCTTCAGCGCGTCGATCGCATCCTCGACATCGGCGCGGGCAGGCACGAACGCAGTCGCCCACGCCGTCGAACTCGCGCGCATCGAACAGCAGCGCCGCAGCGCACTCGGCTCACGGCTGCAGCGTTCCGCCGATGCCTACGTCGTAGCGCGCAACGAGGGCCGCACGATTCTCGCCGGCTTTCCATGGTTCACCGATTGGGGCCGCGACACGTTCATCGCCATGCGCGGCCTGCTGATCGCGGCGGGCCGCCTCGACGAAGCCGAAGCGATCCTGCTCGAATGGTCGGGCGCCTTGTCCGAAGGCATGCTGCCGAATCGCTTCCCCGACTATGGCGACACCCCGGAATACAACTCCGTCGATGCATCGTTATGGTTCGTCATCGCCGTCCACGACTATCTGGCGACGAACCACGCGAACGCCGACACCCGAACGCGCCTGCAACAGGCTGTCGAGGCCGTCCTCACGGGCTACACGAACGGCACGCGCTTCAACATCAAGGCATCCCCCGACGACGGCCTCCTGAGCGCCGGCGTCCCCGGCGTACAACTCACGTGGATGGATGCAAAGGTCGGCGACTGGGTGGTCACGCCACGGATCGGCAAACCCGTGGAAGTGCAGGCGCTCTGGATCAACGCATTGCGCATTGCAGCAACGTGGAATCCGCAATGGCAGCCGCCTGCGCAGCGAGCACTGCAATCGTTCCATGAACGCTTTACCGATCCGTCGACGCAAGCGCTAGTCGACAACGTCGACGTGGATTTCCTGAAAGGGACAGTCGATCGCTCGATCCGTCCGAACCAGATCTTCGCCGTGGGCGGTCTGCCGTTTCCGTTACTCGAAGGCGCGGCGGCGCGCGCAGTGGTCGATCAGGTCGAAACCCATTTGCTCACGCCGCTCGGCCTCAGAACGCTGGCCCCGTCCGATCCGGCCTATCGCGGGCACTACGGCGGCACTCCGCTGCAGCGCGATGGCGCCTATCATCAAGGGACAGTCTGGCCATGGCTGCTAGGCCCGTTCGTCGAAGCATGGCTGCGGGTTCACAGCGCCGAACCGGATGCCCGTGCACAAGCCAAAGCGCGCTTTCTCGACCCGCTGTACGCGCATCTCGATCACGCCGGCCTCGACCATCTCTCCGAAATCGCCGACGGCGACGCGCCGCACACACCCGCCGGCACGCCGTTTCAGGCGTGGTCGCTGGGGGAGTTGCTGCGCATCGAAAATCTGCTTGCCCGGTTGGAGCCCATCGCCGCTTAA
- a CDS encoding cupin domain-containing protein: MDRETFTENLTKEGFAETVVVTREANTSMDVHEHPFEAKALILDGELHIRVGETEQTYKAGDVFHLPANKPHAERYGPNGVTYLVGRK; this comes from the coding sequence ATGGACCGCGAAACGTTTACTGAAAACCTGACGAAAGAAGGTTTCGCTGAGACCGTCGTTGTGACACGGGAGGCGAACACCTCGATGGATGTTCACGAGCATCCGTTCGAGGCGAAGGCATTGATTCTGGACGGCGAGTTGCACATCCGTGTGGGCGAGACGGAGCAGACGTATAAAGCCGGCGACGTCTTCCACCTGCCAGCGAACAAACCGCATGCCGAACGCTACGGGCCGAATGGTGTGACGTATCTGGTAGGAAGGAAGTAG
- a CDS encoding DUF6531 domain-containing protein, translating into MYPGNGAVTLTEADFVSGDDIPMRFTRTYRSKSLGNSATAMGPVWFHSWQRNLGLANANSGSSSKVLAYRENGEPVTFNWSAGTWRTAGFTGLALVQNGSGWTLTDLKTDTVESYSAQGMLLSESLKTGFVRTLTYGGSGLLTTITQHAAGTDAKNDITLRLDYDDKNRLSRLNDPLSRMTQYGYDANGNLVSVTWPDGYAHRYVYDDARFKNALTGEIDEAGNRVATWSYDAQGRAVAVSHPNAAQNVQFAYNTGSTVITGSKGATTLNMSSIGGMLRPTGTTSTAGNSSSTWDASGNLLKDADAGGGTSEYSYDDTGRPVRATVRSASGTSISTIRYADATSLRPSMIASPRLIQSFVYDANGNTTGVSEIPTTDATGASAFDAGKADGVTMAYGMTYDAFNRLAFVQQMANGKVTGQWQVTRDATANAFAIIALGEIQDATEMISRDAAHRVLYGYNPTGDFYLRYDRRARIDLFKFNENASPANGGIRRVFKVRFGYSPDGQVVSRTGTVAKDGSVLDLNDGTDIAISSEEINQWIDNYNYGDSPVGPPANLQSARRLLGDNFLGTSTVCSGCHFSAGLIDGTVRGIVMVYRLLQNPVVRYGIGQGTKKVAENWERIKEMCKPAAETEVDGIPPGRITSEYRDITTGRSTRNIETDVGKAEFEANLRNNGWTQTLTKDGKMDIFSKNGSRYGVRDESNHGNPTADFYPPGAADATLKIRLAK; encoded by the coding sequence GTGTATCCGGGCAATGGTGCCGTCACCCTGACTGAAGCGGACTTCGTCAGCGGCGACGACATTCCGATGCGGTTCACACGGACCTACCGATCCAAGTCACTAGGCAATTCCGCCACGGCGATGGGACCGGTCTGGTTCCATAGCTGGCAACGCAACCTGGGACTCGCGAACGCCAACAGCGGTAGCTCGTCCAAAGTGCTTGCGTATCGCGAGAACGGTGAACCTGTCACATTCAACTGGTCAGCCGGCACCTGGCGTACAGCGGGCTTTACCGGCCTTGCGCTGGTACAGAACGGCTCCGGATGGACGCTGACCGATCTCAAGACCGATACCGTCGAATCGTATTCTGCCCAAGGCATGTTGCTTTCGGAGAGCCTGAAGACAGGATTTGTCCGAACGCTGACCTACGGTGGCTCAGGGCTGCTGACCACGATCACGCAGCATGCAGCAGGCACGGACGCGAAGAACGACATCACGCTTCGCCTTGACTATGACGACAAGAACCGTCTTTCACGCCTGAACGACCCCTTGAGCCGCATGACGCAGTACGGGTACGACGCGAATGGCAATCTCGTTTCGGTCACCTGGCCTGATGGCTATGCCCACCGCTATGTCTACGACGATGCCCGTTTCAAGAATGCGCTGACTGGCGAGATCGATGAGGCGGGCAACCGCGTTGCGACGTGGAGCTACGATGCTCAGGGACGGGCCGTGGCGGTTAGCCATCCCAACGCCGCGCAAAACGTACAGTTTGCCTATAACACTGGCTCGACGGTCATCACCGGTAGCAAAGGCGCCACCACGCTGAATATGTCGTCGATTGGCGGAATGCTCCGACCAACCGGGACCACGTCCACGGCGGGCAATAGCAGTTCGACCTGGGATGCGTCGGGCAATCTCCTGAAAGATGCAGACGCAGGCGGCGGCACCTCCGAATACAGCTACGACGACACTGGACGGCCAGTTCGGGCGACAGTGAGAAGTGCGTCCGGTACGTCGATATCCACCATCCGTTATGCCGACGCAACAAGTCTGCGTCCGTCGATGATTGCGTCACCCAGATTGATCCAGTCTTTCGTGTACGACGCGAACGGTAATACGACTGGCGTTAGCGAGATACCGACTACCGACGCGACCGGCGCCAGCGCCTTCGACGCAGGAAAGGCGGACGGCGTGACGATGGCGTACGGGATGACCTATGACGCATTTAACCGGCTCGCGTTCGTTCAGCAGATGGCGAACGGAAAGGTCACCGGACAATGGCAAGTCACGCGCGACGCAACGGCTAACGCCTTCGCGATCATCGCGCTCGGCGAGATTCAGGACGCTACGGAAATGATCTCGCGTGATGCGGCTCACCGTGTTCTGTACGGCTACAACCCAACCGGCGACTTTTATCTTCGTTACGACCGGCGCGCACGCATTGACCTATTCAAATTCAATGAAAATGCGAGTCCTGCGAATGGCGGTATCCGCCGCGTGTTCAAGGTCAGGTTCGGCTATTCACCAGATGGCCAGGTCGTGTCGCGTACGGGCACGGTTGCAAAAGACGGCAGCGTTCTTGATCTGAATGACGGCACGGACATCGCGATTTCCAGCGAGGAAATCAACCAGTGGATTGATAACTATAACTACGGTGATTCACCGGTAGGGCCGCCCGCCAATCTCCAGAGCGCGCGCCGTTTGCTGGGCGACAACTTCCTGGGCACGTCGACCGTATGTAGCGGATGCCATTTCTCGGCGGGACTGATTGACGGTACTGTGCGCGGTATCGTGATGGTCTACCGGCTTCTGCAGAATCCGGTAGTCAGATATGGCATCGGTCAGGGTACGAAGAAGGTTGCTGAAAACTGGGAGCGCATCAAGGAGATGTGCAAACCCGCCGCGGAGACAGAGGTTGATGGGATTCCGCCGGGGCGGATCACTTCAGAGTACAGAGACATTACGACGGGTCGAAGCACACGGAATATCGAGACCGATGTTGGCAAGGCAGAATTTGAGGCAAACTTGCGGAACAACGGCTGGACTCAGACACTGACCAAGGATGGCAAGATGGATATCTTCTCAAAGAACGGGAGCCGCTATGGCGTCCGGGATGAGTCGAATCACGGCAACCCCACCGCAGATTTTTATCCTCCAGGTGCGGCCGATGCAACCCTCAAAATCCGGCTGGCTAAATGA